One window of Buchnera aphidicola (Periphyllus acericola) genomic DNA carries:
- a CDS encoding ABC transporter transmembrane domain-containing protein produces MRLFKQLNWYFLQEWKRYTGSIIILIIVACLQTIPPKIVGKIVDSIVKKNLKFHDSIKLIYIMIFIALTTYLLRYIWRILLFGASYKLAIKLRTLFYNSIVQQNQDFYIKNRTGDLITRVSNDIERIIFAAGEGVLTLVDSLVMGISVLIVMCTQISYKLTFFALIPMPIMTIFIKKYGKELHKKFFKYQISFSALNNKTQEILTSIRMIRAYGLEKFQLKEFEKLVKKSSQRSMKVTKVDAKFDPVIYLSIAFSNLLTISIGSWLVWNNKITLGQLTSFIMYLGLMIWPMLALAWMFNIVERGSSAWNRIQKIITYPIKLKNGNKSVPKKPKKITILIKKFFYEKNEKPILKNISISINNGKILGICGPTGSGKSTLIKIIQRNYDICKGKILYGKTPLKKFKLKQWRKKISIVNQEIFLFSDTIINNITFGNKNIPFKKVKKYLNIVALTNEILKLKDTYNTLIGEKGILLSGGQKQRIAIARALILKPEILILDDALSAIDGRTSKIIIKNIFKWKSKYTTIIISSHKTSILKKSDEIIVMKKGEIINKGNHTSLIKKKNWYRNSFSYKAS; encoded by the coding sequence GTGCGATTATTTAAACAATTAAATTGGTATTTTCTACAAGAATGGAAAAGATATACTGGATCAATTATAATATTAATTATTGTTGCATGTTTACAAACTATTCCTCCAAAAATAGTTGGAAAAATTGTAGATTCAATTGTAAAAAAAAATTTAAAATTTCATGATTCAATAAAATTAATTTATATTATGATATTTATTGCTCTTACAACATATTTATTAAGATATATATGGAGAATATTACTATTTGGAGCATCATATAAATTAGCAATTAAATTAAGAACATTATTTTATAATTCAATTGTTCAACAAAATCAAGATTTTTATATTAAAAATAGAACAGGAGATTTAATAACACGAGTAAGTAATGACATTGAACGTATTATCTTTGCAGCTGGAGAAGGAGTACTAACACTAGTTGATTCCTTAGTAATGGGTATTTCTGTACTAATAGTAATGTGTACTCAAATAAGTTATAAATTAACTTTTTTTGCATTAATTCCAATGCCTATTATGACTATTTTTATAAAAAAATACGGAAAAGAACTTCATAAAAAATTTTTTAAATACCAAATTTCTTTTTCAGCGTTAAACAATAAAACTCAAGAAATTTTAACTAGTATAAGAATGATTAGAGCATATGGATTAGAAAAATTTCAATTAAAAGAATTTGAAAAATTAGTAAAAAAATCAAGCCAAAGAAGTATGAAAGTCACTAAAGTTGATGCAAAATTTGATCCAGTTATTTATCTATCTATTGCTTTTTCAAACCTTTTAACAATTTCTATTGGAAGTTGGTTAGTTTGGAATAATAAAATTACTTTAGGGCAATTAACAAGTTTTATTATGTATCTAGGATTAATGATTTGGCCAATGTTAGCTTTAGCATGGATGTTCAATATTGTTGAAAGAGGAAGTTCAGCATGGAATAGAATACAAAAAATAATTACTTATCCAATTAAATTAAAAAATGGTAATAAATCTGTCCCAAAAAAACCAAAAAAAATAACAATTTTAATTAAAAAATTTTTTTATGAAAAAAATGAAAAACCTATATTAAAAAATATTTCAATTTCTATAAATAATGGAAAAATTTTAGGAATTTGTGGACCTACGGGTTCAGGAAAAAGTACATTAATAAAAATTATTCAAAGAAATTATGATATTTGTAAAGGAAAAATATTATATGGAAAAACACCATTAAAAAAATTTAAATTAAAACAATGGAGAAAAAAAATATCTATAGTAAATCAAGAAATATTTTTGTTTTCAGATACAATTATAAATAATATTACTTTTGGAAATAAAAATATACCTTTTAAAAAAGTTAAAAAATACCTTAATATAGTTGCATTAACAAATGAAATTTTAAAATTAAAAGATACATATAATACATTAATAGGAGAAAAAGGAATTTTATTATCAGGAGGTCAAAAACAAAGAATAGCGATTGCTCGTGCTTTAATTTTAAAACCAGAAATTTTAATTTTAGATGATGCGTTATCAGCAATAGATGGAAGAACATCAAAAATAATTATTAAAAATATTTTTAAATGGAAAAGTAAATATACAACAATAATAATAAGTTCTCATAAAACCTCAATACTAAAAAAATCAGATGAAATTATAGTAATGAAAAAAGGAGAAATTATTAATAAAGGAAATCATACTTCACTTATTAAAAAAAAAAATTGGTATAGAAACTCTTTTTCTTATAAAGCATCATAA
- a CDS encoding ABC transporter transmembrane domain-containing protein, with the protein MNNFIKYWPTLKRLSKYVKPFQKLLYFGIFLLLSAALSEVLGPILISNFIKNILEKHEFSKTIVLFNIISFIVLQITSVILYYSQNIIFNKISIKIIQNLRYDIMKSTLLLPIEIYDSQPIGHIISKITNDTESVRELYDTILGSIVNSSVLVLIVLIAMFILSWKMALISMILIPIVILIIFTYQNYSVPILKKIRYFLSKIYHEFNEIVNGISIIQQFNQEKRFKKQIINTSYMHYKYKMKALKLEGFLLRPLLNLLSSLILCGIMFLCIISDENTFKVGVLYAFISYLSRLNEPLISVSSQQPLLQKAIVSGERIFELMDIPKQKYGKINKPLKTGKIFIKKLFFKYKKNFYNTLSNINIDIKSNKFIAFVGKTGSGKSTLANLLMGYYSPKSGSIFLDNKKIEQISHKSLRKSVSIIQQEPVIFPNTILKNITLGKKISNKKINKILKLSHLKNLISSFKKGIKTILSEKGNNISVGQKQLISIARALINNPKILILDEATANIDIYTEKLIQKSLLKIKNKTTLIMIAHRLETVKKADQIIVLDKGRIVEKGNHEQLIKMKQKYYKMYKSQELK; encoded by the coding sequence ATGAATAATTTTATAAAATATTGGCCGACTCTTAAAAGACTCTCAAAATATGTAAAACCTTTTCAAAAACTATTATATTTTGGAATTTTTTTACTTTTATCTGCTGCTTTATCTGAAGTTTTAGGACCTATATTAATTAGTAATTTTATTAAAAATATATTAGAAAAACATGAATTTTCAAAAACTATTGTTTTATTTAATATTATCAGTTTTATTGTATTACAAATAACTTCTGTAATTTTATATTATTCTCAAAATATTATATTTAATAAAATATCTATAAAAATTATTCAAAATTTAAGATATGATATAATGAAATCTACATTACTTTTACCTATTGAAATATATGATAGTCAACCAATAGGACATATCATATCAAAAATAACTAATGATACTGAATCAGTAAGAGAACTATATGATACAATACTTGGTTCGATTGTAAATAGTTCTGTTTTAGTACTAATAGTTTTAATAGCAATGTTCATTTTATCCTGGAAAATGGCATTGATTTCAATGATTTTAATACCTATTGTAATTCTTATTATTTTTACTTATCAAAATTATAGTGTTCCTATATTAAAAAAAATAAGATATTTTTTATCAAAAATATATCATGAATTTAATGAAATTGTTAATGGAATTTCAATTATTCAACAATTTAATCAAGAAAAAAGATTTAAAAAACAAATTATTAACACTAGTTATATGCATTACAAATATAAAATGAAAGCATTAAAATTAGAAGGATTTTTATTAAGACCTTTATTAAATTTATTATCTTCATTAATATTATGCGGTATTATGTTTTTATGTATTATATCTGATGAAAATACTTTTAAAGTGGGAGTATTATATGCTTTCATAAGTTATTTATCAAGATTAAACGAACCACTTATTTCAGTTTCAAGTCAACAACCACTTTTACAAAAAGCAATTGTTTCAGGAGAAAGAATTTTTGAATTAATGGATATACCTAAACAAAAATACGGTAAAATCAATAAACCTCTTAAAACAGGAAAAATATTTATAAAAAAATTGTTTTTTAAATATAAAAAAAATTTTTATAATACTTTATCTAATATAAATATTGATATTAAATCTAATAAATTTATTGCTTTTGTCGGAAAAACAGGAAGTGGAAAAAGTACTTTAGCAAATTTATTAATGGGATACTATTCACCAAAATCTGGATCGATTTTTTTAGATAATAAAAAAATTGAACAAATTAGTCATAAATCTTTAAGAAAATCTGTTTCTATAATACAACAAGAACCTGTAATATTTCCAAATACTATTTTAAAAAATATTACTTTAGGAAAAAAGATATCTAATAAAAAAATAAATAAAATATTAAAATTATCTCATTTAAAAAATTTAATATCTTCTTTTAAAAAAGGAATAAAAACTATATTAAGTGAAAAAGGAAATAATATTTCAGTTGGACAAAAACAACTAATTTCTATTGCACGAGCTTTAATAAATAATCCAAAAATATTAATTTTAGATGAAGCAACTGCAAATATAGACATATATACAGAAAAATTAATACAAAAATCTTTATTAAAAATTAAAAATAAAACAACTTTAATAATGATTGCTCATAGATTAGAAACAGTAAAAAAAGCCGATCAAATAATAGTGTTAGATAAAGGTCGGATTGTTGAAAAAGGAAATCATGAACAACTAATAAAGATGAAACAAAAATATTATAAAATGTATAAATCACAAGAATTAAAATAA
- the dnaX gene encoding DNA polymerase III subunit gamma/tau: MTYKVFARKWRPKNFNEVIGQKYVIKALSNSLKLNRIHQAWILCGTRGIGKTTIARILSKCLNCKKKITTTPCEKCNSCKEIKKNCSPDLIEIDAASKTKIEDIKEVLSNSKYFPVKERFKIYLIDEIHMLSRYSFNALLKTLEEPPKYVKFILATTNIEKLPKTIVSRCIRLNLKIISEKKIEYHIKKILKKENILFEKNSLKLISKAADGSMRDALSITEQAISIGNGTIKKNNVKKMLGILKYENFLILLKYIFKKNIIKIFSTTEKILSLDVEPDTILIELLRLLHHLHILKMYSMHWKSNIYNIKQKKFLKHISKKNSYSTIKNCYSIILNGRKDLSFSPSKKLGMELTLLKTLEI, encoded by the coding sequence ATGACATATAAAGTTTTTGCAAGAAAATGGAGACCAAAAAATTTTAATGAAGTCATTGGTCAAAAATACGTTATAAAAGCTCTTTCAAATAGTTTAAAATTAAATAGAATTCATCAAGCATGGATATTATGTGGTACAAGAGGAATTGGTAAAACAACAATTGCAAGAATTTTATCAAAATGTTTAAATTGTAAAAAAAAAATAACAACTACTCCATGTGAAAAATGTAATTCATGTAAAGAAATAAAAAAAAACTGTAGTCCTGATCTAATCGAAATTGATGCAGCTTCAAAAACTAAAATAGAAGATATTAAAGAAGTTTTAAGTAATTCAAAATATTTTCCTGTTAAAGAAAGATTTAAAATTTATTTAATTGATGAAATACATATGCTATCAAGATATAGTTTTAATGCACTACTTAAAACATTAGAAGAACCACCAAAATATGTAAAATTTATTTTAGCTACAACAAATATTGAAAAACTTCCTAAAACTATTGTATCAAGATGTATTAGATTAAATTTAAAAATAATTTCAGAAAAAAAAATTGAATACCACATTAAAAAAATATTAAAAAAAGAAAATATTTTATTTGAAAAAAATAGTTTAAAATTAATTTCAAAAGCAGCTGATGGAAGCATGAGAGATGCTTTAAGTATTACAGAACAAGCAATATCTATTGGGAATGGAACAATAAAAAAAAATAATGTAAAAAAAATGTTAGGAATATTAAAATATGAAAATTTTTTAATATTATTAAAATATATTTTTAAAAAAAATATTATAAAAATTTTTTCTACAACAGAAAAAATTTTATCATTAGATGTCGAACCAGATACTATTTTAATAGAATTATTAAGATTATTACATCATTTGCACATTTTAAAAATGTATTCAATGCATTGGAAATCTAACATATATAACATAAAACAAAAAAAATTTTTAAAACATATATCTAAAAAAAATAGTTATTCTACAATTAAAAATTGTTATTCAATTATATTAAATGGAAGAAAAGATCTTTCTTTTTCTCCATCTAAAAAATTAGGAATGGAACTAACTTTATTAAAAACATTAGAAATTTAA
- a CDS encoding YbaB/EbfC family nucleoid-associated protein, with the protein MFNKGNFGNLIQQAQKMQENMKNIKKKIKSIQVIGESGAGLVKITLNGSHHCKKIEIDKSLFKDNDKEIIEDLIVAAFNDASRKILDEHKKRMSKFSNGIPIPNDLNFSI; encoded by the coding sequence ATGTTTAATAAAGGAAATTTTGGAAATTTAATCCAACAAGCTCAAAAAATGCAAGAAAATATGAAAAATATAAAAAAAAAAATAAAATCTATTCAAGTAATAGGAGAATCTGGAGCTGGATTAGTTAAAATAACTTTAAATGGATCACATCATTGTAAAAAAATAGAAATAGATAAATCTTTATTTAAAGATAACGATAAAGAAATTATTGAAGATTTAATAGTTGCAGCTTTTAATGATGCATCAAGAAAAATTTTAGATGAACATAAAAAAAGAATGTCTAAATTTTCTAATGGTATACCTATTCCAAATGATTTAAATTTTTCTATATAA
- a CDS encoding nucleoside monophosphate kinase: MKIILIGYPCSGKGTQAKFISKKYKIPNISISNLLKKEIKKKKNINLIKKIKNKIKSGKLVPDSIIINLLEKRLKKKDCSIGYILDGFPRTLNQAKIMYKKNIKIDYVIEILVSRENIFKRALGRKIHIPSGRTYHKIYNPPLIKNIDNITGENLTTRIDDTKEIVKKRLNEYDLFQKQIFLFYKKKENIKYFQINGNKKFKNVKNSIKKILN, encoded by the coding sequence ATGAAAATTATTTTAATTGGTTATCCATGTTCTGGAAAAGGAACTCAAGCAAAATTTATTTCAAAAAAATATAAAATACCAAATATATCTATAAGTAATTTACTAAAAAAAGAAATAAAAAAAAAAAAAAATATTAATTTGATAAAAAAAATAAAAAATAAAATTAAATCTGGAAAATTAGTCCCAGACTCAATAATTATAAATTTACTTGAAAAAAGATTAAAAAAAAAAGATTGCTCAATTGGATATATATTAGATGGATTTCCTCGTACATTAAATCAAGCAAAAATAATGTACAAAAAAAATATTAAAATTGATTATGTAATAGAAATATTAGTTTCAAGAGAAAATATCTTTAAAAGAGCATTAGGAAGAAAAATTCATATCCCATCTGGAAGAACATATCATAAAATATACAATCCCCCTTTAATAAAAAATATAGATAATATTACAGGAGAAAATTTAACAACTAGAATTGATGACACAAAAGAAATTGTTAAAAAAAGATTAAATGAATATGATTTATTTCAAAAACAAATATTTTTATTTTATAAAAAAAAAGAAAATATAAAATATTTTCAAATAAATGGAAATAAAAAATTTAAAAATGTAAAAAATTCTATAAAAAAAATTCTTAATTAA